TCAAAAGCATTTGGTTTGATGCTGATTTCATCAAGGTACaattgtttgaatttgaaatttatttttggaagTCTATCAAATGATGGAGGATATAATCGATAAAAGGGTAATTTATATCTTGAATCTTGATTGTATGCCTCATAATTTACTAATAATTGAGTAGGGAAAATCTTGTAAACTGGACTGTAGTATTTAAGCACAAGTTCTAATATATAACTCTATGCAAACTCCGTAATTAAACCTTGCATGTTCTTTGTTTGCACTATTTTGGTATTTTTTGAACTCTGGCTGCTGTTCTAACAATCTTGTTCTAGAGCCAGTTTGGAAAACTCCACAACAAGTACTTATATGATTAATTTAACCCTACAAAATTGGTTTCTAAGATCAGGTGAGGGTGCCTCCCACGtataattatatcatatttcatCTACTGTGGGACTCTCAACTCAACTGTAATAACTATTAACTACGAGCTTTTCAAACAATAGCTTTTGGTATGAGTTGAAATTAGCTTCTGTTTCTCAACTTTGTCATGTGTTGTTTGGTTTAACttttatatacaaaatttatatggACTTTTTAGTGAATGAAACTTCTTTAACTGAGTATTAGGGACTTTGATTTTGTTAGGAAAAAAAAGACAGGAAATATGATTCCCTATGGTCAATTTTCTTCTCAAAGCTTGCAGTTTTTGCTTCAATTTGTAAAAGTGATTGTATTAAAAAATCGGTCATTTTGTACATAGATGAGTGATGATGAAGTTGAATTTCTTACACAAAAAGATCCTAAGAATGAAGATGTTATTATGTCTCTGTGGCATGACAAGTTGAAGATGCTTCTTATCACTGATGGAGAAAAGGGTTGTAGATATGTCACTAAGGTAATGTACTGTCCATCCAATCCATGTTTTGAAAAtagttctttttatttttggctAAATCGACTCATAAAAGcatattttcttaattgatCATTAGTGGTTGATTTATAAACCTATACAAATTTTTACTATACATTTTTTATCCAATTCAAGAAGGGTGTTTTTATCTATTTGCACATATTTGAGCTACGcttcatattttaatctataCTATTCACTATATTAAGTATCATTTATAGTTTATTGATAAGTAGACAAGTCGCTCGAGTAGGGCGAGAGCATTGCTCTTTGAGTTCGGCccaaatgtttgtttggttgcAACTGGGAGTGTGGGATACGGTTCAGGGTAATCATATAAACTAGCTAGACTACTATATTTAAACACAAGTTGACATGTAACTCTTAACTTGAATCATAATAGACACGTATTGCAGCTGCTTTGTAGACAAAGACATAGGCACAATTAGCTAAACTCTATGATCAAATTTCTTTGTTTCCTaactattttcttttgaattgagGTTCCTACTCTAACACATTCATCTTTGGATATATTGTTTGAGTGCAGAACTTTAAAGGAAGGGTAAGTGGATTCTCAGTGAAGGCAGTGGACACAACTGGTGCTGGTGATTCTTTTGTTGGTGCACTTCTCACAGCTGTGGCTAGGGACACTTCCATATTTGATGTatgctctctctctctctctctctcacacacacactTGCACACTAATTTATAGTCTACTAGGCTTTGTGAAATTCTTACTCATTGGTTGGcattgtgtttggtttattgaATTGAACATGAAGAATGAACCAAAATTGAGAGAAACTTTGACATTTGCAAATGCTTGTGGAGCAATGTGTACAACACAGAAGGGAGCCATTCCTGCACTTCCAACCGCGGAAGAGGCTCAGAAATTTATTTCAAGCTCTAAAGCCAATTAATCAGACTTTCCTTTGAAATTTGATGATAGTCCAGAAGACTAACTATACTCATtctcatttcaaattttttcctttaataagcCTTTGATGACtttaaaagttttgtttttgtgtttatcaataataaaatagttagcACTCATAAAGGAACATGAACATTATTCTTTgcttattttctaaaaaaccaCATGGCAACACCATTGTGTCAACTCACTTTTTCATGTGGAGAAATGCCTTAAATCCAATTTATGCAGCAGTGTTATTTACTGATATATGAATGAATTAATGACTCACTTGAGTTTGAGTTGGTTCATGCCAAATTAAAACTAAGGAAGGAAATGCAAGGCTCCTCTAAATCAATTCATGGCCAAAAACACTACATGAACTGATTCACACTAAAGAATGAATTTATTCATGCAAATCTAGGCCAGTTTTTAATTCTGTTATTTGATCATTTTCAAAATACTACTCTAATGActaaatcttttttctttttacttgtCATTTTCAACAAGTAAGATATCATTAATTATTGGATTGTCAATAATTACCTTAATCATTTACTAAAGAGAGAAGAATAGATGCAACAAAATATTACTAGTAAAGGATTAAAAGGATAAtagaaaaaacatattaaaaataacaaaatttattaattttaatatataaaaaaaatgacaactaaaAAGAAAACGAGACAGTAATTTTGTGTATGTAATCTGACACAGTTATGGTTTGCCACCCATGTCATTCCTTGTTAGAGTGAAGAgaatattgaataaaaatctTGTGGCAAGAAGTATAAAACCTAAAAGATGAAGTCTTATAATAAAGAGACAAGAACAAAAGTAGTATTCATTCATTAAGAGATTAAGAGAGCCTTTATAACACTAGACACACTCATATGATCAACGAGTGAGTCATTCCATCACAACAACAAACATCTTAGTTATTCAGAAATCAAACACACtattaaaaaacatttatgATACTCAAACACAATGACACAATTACTATTTCAAAGCTCCTGCTTAAACTTAGATGGTTGGTGATTCTCCCCATCATTAGCAATGGTAACCAATCTAGGACCTTTAATCTTATCACGTGACAACTTATCAAGTGTCAAAGTAAGCACACCATTTTCCATCTTAGCCTTAACAGAATCCAAATCAACATTCTCAGGCAATCTAAACTGTCTCCAAAATTTTCCATAAGACCTTTCCACTCTATGCCAATGATCACCCTTTTTTTCCTCTTCTTTCTTCCTTTCACCACTAACTCTCAACACCCTATTCTGTTCAACTTCAATCTTGATATCATCTTTTGTCAACCCGGGCACGTCGAGCATTATAACATGTCCCTCTGGAGTTTCCTTCCAGTCCACTCTGGCAGGTGAGAGAGCCATGGTTTGTTCGTCTTTTTCGACTCCGAAAGGGATTTGTTCTAAGACACGAAATGGATCAGGGAAACGGTCTGACCAGAGATCAGATAAGAGAGTGTTGGGAGAGTCTATAAATGGTAGCAGTGACCCTTTTGCATTGGAAGGAAAATTAGCAAACAAGAAGAATAGAACGAGCATTAACAAGTTAAGTGGTTGTTGTAGCTTCATTTTGACAGTTGAAAATGTGTGTGttatttgtgtctttggatatATGTTGGAAACAGAATTAGTGGTGTTGCGTATATATAGGTTGTAAATGAATGTGGCATGCATGATTCTTGAAGATTCTCAAAGAGTGAAATGGAAGTGATATAATGTAGAGAAATGGAGAAAGTTCCAAGCTATACGTGAACTGTAAGGTAAAAGAGGTTTCCAGAGGATTCATGTATAATACAACAAACATTATTCGCTACTTCAAAAATGTTACAAATCTTCAACaaccacaattttttttcttcagaattATAAGTTAATCTTTTGTATTAAATTGAAATCAATCGCATTagataatcataaattattatttttaaaaattgtttattaaatttttaaaaagtatttattaaaatttaaatatcacaGATTTTCTATTTCTTCAAACTGTAATATCACATTTTacaaattctttcaatttttatcaaaatttcattaaattttccgacttcaaaaatttcaaaatatttttatacccAAATCATCACAATTTCTGAGGAGAAATATGATGTAATCCCTACATATATTACAAAATTCAGTGTTAgattaaaagttttatattatataaactatatttttaattttttataaatctaaaatatttgataatattttggaataaaatataaaaaaaaaaaaaaaaagttaatatatttgatcTTAGTTTTTAATCAAATAGATTTATGTATAGTCAACCAATATGTAAAATACTAACGATGATTGTTGTCGACAATTGGATTGACGgtttgaaaaaacaaaagaaaatatgatttgaGTTTTGAAGTatgcattttcatttttttttgtgatatcAAACTAGTATCGGTCATGTCACTATCTCACCCGTTAAAACAAAGAAGACGGTGAGTTTCTACTTGTACAAATTTAGTGAGTTGATGCTAGAGTTTTGAGTGATTTTTAAGTACTACTTCATTGTAAACTATCTATCAAAATGATTCATAGtagaatttatattttttttaacatttttgtttataagcTTTTTGATACAACAGATTTGgaattttatacaaaatatttaaaatgtaagTTCTCTCAACGTGTTGTCCCACCAATGGTATGTGATAGTTTATAAACAAACAATTTATAAACAACATAATCTATACAAATGGAATATATGTGACTGTTTTATAGGTTTGATTCACCAATAAATTCAACTATAAAAGGTTTCAATTCAACAACTAGTTGCTGCTTAGGAGTACTCCATCATGTGTTTCCTATGAATTTGAAAGAGTGGCCAACCAGGGAAGCAATTTCTCATGGACCAAGTCAGGCCTGTCATCATGGGGACAATGTCCAACCCCTTCAAGTAAAAACAGTTTAACATTTTCTTGTTGGGAAGGCAATGAAGAAAAGTACTTTCCAACAGGTCCATCAATTGGAGTAAAAGGGTCTTCATCTCCCCATAAAAGTAAAATAGGTAATGAGATTTTTGGTATCAACTGCACAGGATTAGGTCCTGGTGGCCCTGTTACAACTGATACAAATGCATCTAAGGCCCCTTCATCATTTGCTGGTTCCCTGATGATCTGCATATGCACATTCAAAATATCAATTCTCATAACCTCTTTgataaatagtttaattaagtGCTGTTAGCATAAGCGCTTGTcatataacaaaacataaaatcaaGCATTTATAGCATTAGTGCTTATGTGGAATCTATTTCTATAACAAGCATTTGTaacataaaaaaagatatttgaataaCCAGTTCAATTAAGCATTTATAGCATCAGTGCTTATGTGTAAGCAATTTctataacaaaacataaaatcaaatttttacatATAAGTTATAACGGAGAGCTAGTGGAACCAtgatgaaaacaatttatgaacATGTCATACATTGTTTTCTTAAGCTCTCATAAACAGTCTAAAAAATGCTTGTGTTAGTAGATAAACTCACATAAGTCAATCAAAACAGGTTAAATCAAACTGTTTTTAATATGTTGTATTCATAAGCTATCTTAGATAATATATACTGAAAACAGCTTTATTCATATTACCTCCACAAGCTCTTCATCGACAGAGTCTTTATTTCCATACACTGAACTCAAGATGTTCCTCAAACTCTCTCTgcatttaatcaaaataaaatttcagtTTGCCACTTCAAAAATTTGAGGGAAATTATGGCTTAATCTGAAGAGAGTACCTTTGTTTAACACGGTTAAAAATTGCTGAGGCAATACCCTTTTGGTtcaataaaaaatcaacaaGCCAAAGCAGGGGTAGTAGTAACTTGATCCTCCAGTCATCAACAATTGCTTTGTTGTTCATGCCACCAGAACAATTTAACAGCACAATTCCTTTAACAAGAGTTTGACTTGAATCTGGTTTGATActaaaataaggaaaaaaaatgaagtttgtGATGAAaacttcaaatatatatatgtttcaaATGTTTGACAGAAATTTAAGATTATAGATCTTCAGCCACTAGTGAATAGCATCAAACATACATGCCTGAGGCAGCAGTGAGACAAGCAAGACTTCCAATAGAGTTTCCTATTAGTACTGTTGGCTTCTGAACAACTTCATCTAAGAAATCCAGGATCAACTAAAATGATGTCCTATTAGTTAA
The genomic region above belongs to Cicer arietinum cultivar CDC Frontier isolate Library 1 chromosome 4, Cicar.CDCFrontier_v2.0, whole genome shotgun sequence and contains:
- the LOC101497389 gene encoding 22.7 kDa class IV heat shock protein — encoded protein: MKLQQPLNLLMLVLFFLFANFPSNAKGSLLPFIDSPNTLLSDLWSDRFPDPFRVLEQIPFGVEKDEQTMALSPARVDWKETPEGHVIMLDVPGLTKDDIKIEVEQNRVLRVSGERKKEEEKKGDHWHRVERSYGKFWRQFRLPENVDLDSVKAKMENGVLTLTLDKLSRDKIKGPRLVTIANDGENHQPSKFKQEL
- the LOC101497722 gene encoding uncharacterized protein, with the translated sequence MEVTSVVNSVRFLHLQTRFSSQFERHNNNNNGSLLVSAQINAFTHYHHHQQQLHPINQLLSSKMNGSNNSKSVIIKSTSSSTSIETSETLTEVERIKQSCLKWKWKGQYSINYFVSADSPKPPLLLVHGFGASIPHWRRNIKTLSQNYSVYAIDLLGFGASEKPPGFSYTMETWAELILDFLDEVVQKPTVLIGNSIGSLACLTAASGIIKPDSSQTLVKGIVLLNCSGGMNNKAIVDDWRIKLLLPLLWLVDFLLNQKGIASAIFNRVKQRESLRNILSSVYGNKDSVDEELVEIIREPANDEGALDAFVSVVTGPPGPNPVQLIPKISLPILLLWGDEDPFTPIDGPVGKYFSSLPSQQENVKLFLLEGVGHCPHDDRPDLVHEKLLPWLATLSNS